The DNA region TCTGCAACCTCTGTTGCCCCTCGGTCATTTATTTTCCAGGTGACTCGTAAATAGATGACCTGTTGTTGTCGCAGACCGCCGATGAAGAATTGGCTCCTGCTGCGTTCTGTTCTTGGGCGGTGTGGTTTTGTTTTGATTGATGAAAGTTGTGTCCAATTTTGTGGATGACATCCTAATAATACTGGATTTTACCGGACGAGCAGAGGGTAAATGAGCAGACAATGGAGATGCTCTCTTTCTCTTGTCTGTGCGTGCATGAATCCATGAAGGACATGCTAGATTACTAGACCTGTAGACAGCATCTACTAGCTTACCCCATAGCTGCCGTCATTGCTCGCAGGAACGCAGGACGATCCTGCCTCCGCTACGAAAATTCGCTTGATTGCTCTCAACAGAGAAAAAAAAACGAGGAAAACATTAGCGCGTATCCAAGAACAATGATTGCGTCCACGCCATGCCGCCGGGACAGGAACTCGCGCCTTTTGACCGGCACACGCACAAGGCCATCCTATCCATCGATCGCCCGTCGCAAGGTTGCCAAACACATGCAACTCCCACGGAACAGGGGAAAAGCTGAAAAGGGAGCCTGATCGCACGCAGAGGAGGGAGGTTGGCCGGGGGCGAGCAGCGAGCCCAGCAAGTGAACAAACGGAAGATTCCACCGGCGAGGTCTTCCTGTATCCCCGCTCGTGACTCCGCGCGCCCCCGTGAGCCGCCAtgtgcgcgcggcgcggcacagCACGCCACAGCGAACCGCCGTTGCGCTGCGCCCCGGCATGGCCACGTTTCCCGGCCGCCGAGACGGAGGAACCCCAGCgggccggccgcggccggggaTCGAAGGGCGCAGTGCGCGGGCGGGCGGGACAAGAGCTCGCGTCCACGGCATGCTTGGGATTGAGAAGGCACGCGGCCGGAGCCCACAGCGCTGGCACTCGCCACCGGCCATGATCGGTGGCCGGATCGCTTTTTCGTGCGGGGGGTCTGATCGGGAGCAGCGAGCAGATCGCTTCCATGCACGTTCAGGCCGATCATTGCCGCCTGCCGCCCGCGATCGCAGATGCGGTAGCCGCAGAGGCCAGAAATTCCTCCCCGCTTTTCACCCCAATCATTACTCACTGATTGGGGCGCTCTGCCGCTGGATTTAGAATCTCATCAGCTCCATTATCGACAGGGATTCAGAGGTCGCGCGGTGCATGAATGCGTGTTGATCGTAGGGGGGGATCAGATCAAATCAGGCGGATCGATCAGTATAGTAGGGCGCCATGCGCCGCGAGGGCGATCGATGGCAGCGGAGACGAATCCATGTCGTGGGTGTTGGTTGTAGTTGTAACATCTGCGACACGGACTAGATCGCGGCTCTCAGATCAAATCATGGAGCGAAAACATTGCGAGGACGTCCGGCCGGGCCGGGGCTCTTGGCTCATCGTCAAGCTCTCGGCGGTCAGTACCCCTCATCATACGCGGCGCTCGCATCGGCACATGCCTCGTTTCCAGGAATCCTGTCCGAGAGGGTAGAGTCCAAGCCGGGAATTAATGGCGAGGGCCCCCGCCCACGACCAGCTCGCTCATGCAGAGCGCACGACGATGCAGGGAGCTGCTAGCTACATTGACGAGGAGGCGACGCGGGCGTACGTGCATGCGCAGGCGCAGGGCGCAGCGCATAGGGTGGttgcggccggagcagagcgcagCTCGCTGCCGCTCATCATGGCGCGCTGCCGGCGACTGGATGGCCGGCGGCCGGTTGGTGGATTCGCCGCTGCAGCGGCCAGCGGTCGATCGAGCCGACGCTCGCCCTGCAAGAGGGTTCCTCCCATCAAATTGAATTCTCCTTGTCCGGCTATCTCGGCGTGTAGACCGCTGCCGCGTTGGTGCGTGATGCCATGTTTAGGGTGGGTATCTAGGCGATCTTTGTACTCTGGTGCGCGGTGGTGCCGATCGAGGCGTAGTCGGGCCTACTACTCTACATGTCCCTCTCAGTGTCACAGCTGCGTGTACGTATCGATCATCCAGATGACAGGTGGTCCCGCGTCGTACGCGGTTCATCAGGCCGTCAGCGGCGCAGATGGGATCATCGCAGAAATCCATATACGACGGCATGATCTTAACAGAGCTGCCTGCTGTTGGATCCAACGGTCGGGAAAAAACATTATTATACTCGTTCATGAGGAATCAGAATTACATTGGATTTTGGACTCATCAGCATGCTAAGTATGCGTGCGTGTGGTTTTGTTCCTGCGCCCGCTTGTTGAGATGGGATTAATAGGGTCTTCCCCTCCCATTTGATCCATATATATGAGCTTGCGCACGGGGTCCTGGGCCCGGCCTGGGCCCTAGCCCTAGTTACATGCATGGCCCTGGGCCCTAGCCCCAGAGTGATATGATGCGTCCAGTGATAAGAAACAAGAGTGGATTACAAGCTAGTAGTAGCACGTAGCCACCTGTTCCTCGCCAGCTTCCGATTTGGCAGAGCAGCAGCGTTGATGTGAACGCTCATCAACCAGGAAAACCTAACAAAGAAACTTTGATGTGTAGCAAGTGCATGGAGCGAGCTAGGAGATGTGTGCATGGGTGGTGCATGGTTGGAGCTAGCCGTTGTGACCTGACCTCGTTCCACTTTTCTCGGCGGAACGCGATCCCCGAAAAGCAAACAGCAGAATCCCGAAAACCACACGAACTAGCGGTCGCGAAATGTGCTAGCTTGTCGTGAGCCTAGGCACCATCTCTTGGACGGTTAAGGATTAGTTTATCAATCTTACTACCAATCCCCAGTCCAGAGTTCCAGACCCTTGACGCGCAATTTAAACAGCACTAGTACTATATGAAAAAAGCGACTAAACAAGGACAAACACAAAGGGAATGCTATTTGGTCAAAGCTAACGTAAGGCAACTGCAAGACAACTACAGTATAGACGTATAGTATATATACTGTATATACTCGTATATATAAAGGAAAAGGTCATCATTGAAACTTTGCATGTAGATGGCCCTACACAGTACAGATACAGACGCTCACAAATACGTACGCACGCACACTCACATCTATAAATACACGCACGCAGCTCTATCTCTACGAGCACTCCGAGAGACTGAGCCAGCTGATCCTTGGGATTGACAATGTCACCACGGGCGTCTCGTTGTCGAGAGACACGTCGACTACCACTGAAATAATAGCGCCGGTTAAATCCTacaataaatctagaaaaaatGCGAGCACCCGTGCTCAGTCGAGAACTCGGATCCGGATAGGCAGATTCTATGATAAAGAATCTTACCAGTTAAGCTACGCTCTTTTCACATCAAATTAGAATTTTGTATCAATTACCAACTTAAATTCGGAACTGATGTATAAACATAGTTAAGCTACGCTCTTTTCACATCAAATTAGAATTTTGTATCAATTACCAACTTAAATTCGGAACTGATGTATAAACATAGTCTACCCATACCGGTTGAATAGCAGAATTTTAGGCTGTCAGTCAAAATGCCGCCCTGTCGCAGGCAGCTCATCACTCATCAGCCTCGTGGCACCACTGTGGGGAATGGTTCAGGAAGTCAAAAAGGTCAAAAGAAGCATGTAGTACGTACAAAAGCGGCAGTAACAAAAGGTGTGGATGGACCAAAGTGTAGTAATAAAGCTTATAAAACCAAAAAGaagcacgcgcgcgcgcgagcgtTCCCGTGAAATGTCACCACACGAAGGGCATTGCTTACAGGCCGGATTTACGTAACTTGCCACGGTAGACGGATTGCTCTCTCAGGAAATATGGTTCTAGAAAACCAGAACTCTCACGCCAACGGCCGGCTCCGCCACGTGCGTGCGTGATGTTACCAAGTAGAGTACGTGCGTGCATGAATACCGGACGACCCGCCCTTGAGGCCTTGACCGAGCTACAGTACGCCCAAGCTAGCAACCCAGCACGAGGCTCCGGCGTGCCTCCGCGGCCGCTCTGCTGCCGAGGATCACGTACCGGACGGCGGACGCGGCCGGCCCGGCGGCCGGGGAGGGTGGCGCACGCACgcaccctccgccgccggtggcGTCAAAACGGAGTACTTTTCTAATCCCTCGCGGGCGCCTACGTAACGCAACGTACGTCGCGCATCTCCACGCCGCTTGGCCCGTCCCGCTTGGCGCCGTCCCGCCCCTTCGGATCCTTCCCTTCCGCTTTGCGGTGCGCGACTGGCACGGGCGGTTAATTAGCGCAGGCGAGACGGGACGACGGACTCGCTCTCGCCACCAGCTAGCTTCCTCTCCCACGGCGACTCCTGCCATTGGAAACCCCCGGTGGCTGCTTTATTAATCGCCTTCCGATCGGGGGCGCCCCCACACGCGCACGCTAGAGTGGAAACGGAGTCAAAacgcccgccccgccgcctccctATATATACGCTCTCGCCGCCCGCTGTCTCTCTCGCTCGTCTCCCATCCCCAGCAGCGTTCGTTCTCCTCGGTCGGTCGGTCAGTCCGTCACCTCCCGCCGCCGTCTCAACGTACCGCCGAGACGCGGGGGCCGGGGCGCGACGGCACGGGCGCCCGGAGCTGACGGGCGGATGGGAGCTGTAGCGTCgcccgcgccgcggcggccgggcggggcggcggaggtgacgGAGCTGGAGCTGCGCATCCAGCTGctgggaggaggcggcggctacAACATCAACGACAACGCGGACCTGCTGGCGGAGATCCTGGCGCGCCTGGACGGGCGCTCGctggccgcggccgcctgcGTGTGCCGCCTGTGGGCCGCCGTGGCGCGCCGCGACGCCGTCTGGGAGGCCCTCTGCCTCCGCCACGTCGTcggcccggcgccgccggccggccccgccacgcgcgccgtcgtcgccgcGCTCGGCGGGTACCGCCGCCTCTACCGCCTGTGCCTGGGCCCGGCGCTGGACCGGCTCGGCCGCGCGGGGGGCGCGCTGGCGCAggcccaggcggcgcgcgcgcaccACCTGTCGCTCTCCCTCTCGCTCTCGCTCTTCTCCATCGACTGCTACGAGCGCCTCGGagtcggcggcgggggcgccggcgcggccgccAGGAGgcagccggcgccgccgtcgtcgctgCTGTTCCTCTGCAAGCCCGTCGACGTGTCGTGATGGCATTCAGCGCCGGCCGGGCAGGCGGGCGGGCACGAGCGGCCACCGCTGTCGCTCGCCAAATTAAAGCCGTCCCGGGCATGTCGCGTCGCGTCCTCGGCCTACGCTGCCTAGCCAACCATCCTCCACGTCGGAGCGTTCGACGGACGCCGCCGCTTGACACGATTATTAATTAGTTTGATTATGATTATTATTAGCACGGACGAACGAGCAAGCTAAGGGCTGTTGAGTCAATCCAAGCTGTAGTACTCCACCGGAGGGGCATATTAAATTGAAATAATCATTATTCTCTCTCTTTTGCTTTGTTATTAGCGGTTGCTGATGGTTCGTTGCGTTGCCGGGTGTACGCTTGGGGCTTGTCCGCGCCCGCTTGGCGACTTGCTATTCCGATGCACGCGCCTTGTACCGCTTCCTCGTGTTGCTGTTGCTTCGCCCGGATGCCCGCGTTGCGTGCGCGCGCTCGCCATCGCGCGTGCGCTGCCTAGCTCACCTACTGGGTGCCTAATCGTCTCAGCTCGCGCCATTGCTTTCGTTCCACGGCTGTCGTCGGCGCCCGCCCGCCCTGTGGGAGCGGGCGGACGCACGCGTGATCTAGCCGTGACGACGCCGGGCGATCGTTGCCGGGCTCCCGATCGAGTGAGCCGACGCTTCTGTTCTGCTGCTGGGGATACGCTCGGCACCACCACGGCGCTCCCAGGACGTCAACTGCCGGGGGACCGCGCGGCGGGAATGGAACGGGACCGACCAGGCCGTTGCTTCCGTGGCGCCAGCGATCGTTAAGCGGAGCTATATATCCGATCCATGTTTCGAAATTTTTGCCGCTACGAAATCCGCCGAGCTCCTCCAATTCAGGACGGTGAGGACATCAGCGAGGTGTGCCTGGAAGTTTTTGGGCAGGCGAGGCGAGGACCGAGGAGCGCAGGGTGCAGATCTGCGTCTGCTCTGCTGGGTCGGCTACACGCGTCATTTTAGGCTTTTTCTCTGCCGAGCCAGAGGCCAGCGGCCTACTCCGTGTACTACTGACTGTAAACACCGTGCTTGCATGCAGTCAAAAGGTAAAAAACGCACGACGTGAAAACCGTTCCCTGTCCGTCCGTCCGGTCCGGTGACCAGTGCACAGTCAGGCTGAGCCGCTGAGACACCTCGTCGTGGTGCTGTCTGTGCGCACTGTGTAGTCTCGCTCTGCGCCCCGCCGTCTACTTTCGCGTACACCTAGCAGCTCCCGTGTTGGCCACATCACGAGCCAGCCAGCACAGTACATGGTACGTGATGGCTCTCTGGTCACCGACGCCGACGCGTCGTCGGTCTCGCGTCTCGACGTGCGACCGAATCGAAAGCGTGCCGGGACGTATTCCGGATCGGGAAACAAGAGGCTTTCTGGAAAGGCCCGCTGCTCTCGCACCCGTTTCGATCGATCAGTCGGGCCGTCTACGTGAAATTAAAGGTGCAGCTCGACCGGACGTCCCGTCACGTCCAACAGCCACAGAAGCCATTTGCCGCACCGGATGCTAGCGAGCCGGCTGTGGCGCCATACATCGTGTTTGCATGATATTCTTTCAAAAAAGATGTCTGCATGATCTATAGGCATTCTCCAAATCCCATGCATGCGATGCTAGTGCATGCCCTAGTGCTAATATCTCGAGAACTTGTGATCAGATATGAATTCAAGAGTTGGGTTTTAAGGAAGGTAACGGTGTAGATTTTATGCAAGGAGCGTGTTTCTTAAGGAGTAGACTAGAGTATGGGTGCGGTGGATAACACTTGAGTAGATAGAAATGGATCATCGGATGAAGATCTAATTCACGTGATTATTTCTTACAATGcctttcttgttcttcttcttctttttattTAAAACATGACATTTTTCTTCCTCGCGACAAGCCAGTAACTCACCATCGCCGGAGCACTCCCCCCATCCTACCACACGCGCATGTTCCGTCTCTACTATAGCACCGGAACATATTATAATGTATGAACAACTCGTTGCTAAGAACTCTACTAGAGAACGAACTATTGGGCTTCTATCCTAATATTTAATTTGAAGGCTCCACTCATGATGATAGATTATTGGTCTTCTACCATCCCATGTATAAAAGGAGACCACGTGTACATGTTTATCAAGTGAACGAGAATTGGATTCCTCCTTACAACCATGCGCCTCTTATATTTACGTTCTTGTGATTGTACTTGAGGTAGTTAAGCCAGACGATCTTCAACAATCTCTCACGCCTCACGTGCTACCTGGGTTCCTCTTTAAAACTCCATAATCTTCCTCGCTCGCCAATGCCTTGCACAGTCCCTTCTTCCAAAGATCAACATTACAGGAAGGAAGGAGATAGCGTTTGGCCATAAAAATCTATTTGTTCTAATTTGACACCCTCACCTTTGTGTTCTCTGCATTTGCCTCTGGGACAACATCCACCAAAAAGAGCCTTTTCTAGGCTCCGATGCTATACCTACAGTAGTACCAGTACTGTCCATTATTCGCAGTTCGGACAGGAGCGTGCAGCAGTATATACGTGTAAGGAGGAGGCTGCGCCAGCAGACAAACGTAAATTCAACAGGGTTCACGAGCTAGGCGAAAAAGTTGCGCAATCCAGCCAAAACGCCAGCACGACGGAGATTTGCAAGCTAGCTAGCTGCCGCCGCCAGGTCACCATCGAGCTTGTACGTACGTTCATTACTCGCGTGGAAGAAGCTAAGGAAAAAACAGATCGAAAGGGTTGGCCTCGAATGAACGTATCCTGTCGTCAGGCGGTACTCCACGCCACGGCCACGGACACCCCCGCACAGCGCCGCGCCGGGGATTCCTTGCGTATCGGAGCGTGCTCTCTCCACTCGGACGAAGAATCTATGGCCGCCTCGTAAACGACATGGAGGCCGCAGCTTCGGGGCGCTCACGAGACATGGCCGCGGAGTCGCCTGTCATCGACGGCAAGTCGCCAAAACCCAGTGGCCGGCCAGCGGCTAGCTAGGCGCGTgcgcgcacacacacacaacAATCGGTGGCTCGGTGCGGTGGATCGCCAGAAGTTCCACCGCGCAAAACGCACATCTCGTACTACCATGGCCGGCCGCCGCGCTCGGAGGGGTTATGATGACACGCCACACGTGCCCGATGCATGGGCGCTGGGCGCCGCGCCGAGTTCACGGGGGCGGGCAATGGGGAGCTGTCAAACCGACGCGGGCGGCCATGGTGGTACGGCTCCTGCATGGCCGGTCAGGACACGGGAGCCTGCTGGGCGCGGCTGG from Panicum hallii strain FIL2 chromosome 9, PHallii_v3.1, whole genome shotgun sequence includes:
- the LOC112877702 gene encoding F-box protein SNE, with the protein product MGAVASPAPRRPGGAAEVTELELRIQLLGGGGGYNINDNADLLAEILARLDGRSLAAAACVCRLWAAVARRDAVWEALCLRHVVGPAPPAGPATRAVVAALGGYRRLYRLCLGPALDRLGRAGGALAQAQAARAHHLSLSLSLSLFSIDCYERLGVGGGGAGAAARRQPAPPSSLLFLCKPVDVS